A stretch of DNA from Streptomyces xanthii:
GTACGCCGTCCCCGGGGCGAACGGCTGCGGCCTGCTCGGCGCACTCGACTGGGCCGTCAATCTCAAGTCCGGGCTGCCGTCCGCCTCCGGCGGCAACAGCCTCGCGCTCAACAGCACGTCCACGTACGTCGCGGCCTTCGCGTCGCCCAGCAGCGCGGTGCCGAACGAGGGCAAGCTGCTCTCGCAGTACTGGCACGAGGGCGTGAAGTGACGGACATGAGCGCGCGCTGTTTCATCACTCGCTGACAGAAGGCGCGGCCGAATTGATTTCCCGGCATCAAAGAATTCCGGGTCGGTGGCGGGCCGCGGGAAAGTTCCGAGCCCGCTATTGCGAGGCGAGGTTACCCGGCCGTAGCGTCGGTGCGGTGGCCACTGGACTCCTCGTCGACACCCCCCTGTCGACCTGGAGTTAAAACGGGGAACGCCGGTCCGATCCTCCTTCCGGGGCGGTCCCCGAGGGCGGGGTCTCGTGAAATCCAACCCCCCGGAACACGAGACCCCGCTCGCCCCAACCCCCCATGCGACTGCTCGGCAGAAAACAAACTCCCCGTACAGATTTGTCACTCGATGACAAAGCCTGGATGACAAAGCGGAATTCACCGTCCGACCGCTTGTCCCGGGGCGGGAAATCTACTTACCGTGCGCCCCCGGTGCACATCGAGCAACAGAGCGACCGAGCCACGAGTGCTTGCTGGAGGTGACATGGGAATCGAAGTAAAGGTCGAGGGCCTCACGAAGTCCTTCGGCAAGCAGCAGATCTGGCAGGACGTCAGCCTCACCCTGCCGGCCGGCGAGGTGAGCGTCATGCTCGGACCCTCCGGTACCGGCAAGACCGTCTTCCTGAAGTCCCTGATCGGGCTGCTCAAGCCCGAGCACGGGCGGGTCCTGGTCGACGGCGTCGACATGGCCCGCAGCCCCGAACGGGACATCATGGAGGCCCGCAAGCTGTTCGGGCTCATGTTCCAGGACGGCGCCCTGTTCGGCTCCATGAACCTCTTCGACAACATCGCGTTCCCGCTGCGCGAGCACACGAAGAAGAAGGAATCCGAGATCCGTCGCATCGTGATGGAACGGATCGACGTGGTCGGCCTGTTGGGCGCCGAGGGCAAGCTCCCCGGTGAGATCAGCGGCGGTATGCGCAAGCGGGCCGGGCTCGCGCGGGCCCTCGTGCTCGACCCGCAGATCATCCTCTGTGACGAGCCGGACTCCGGGCTCGACCCCGTACGGACCGCTTTTCTCTCGCAGCTGCTCATCGACCTGAACACACAGATCGACGCGACGATGCTCGTCGTCACCCACAACCTCGACATCGCGGCGACCATGCCCGACAACATGGGGATGCTCTAC
This window harbors:
- a CDS encoding ABC transporter ATP-binding protein, whose translation is MGIEVKVEGLTKSFGKQQIWQDVSLTLPAGEVSVMLGPSGTGKTVFLKSLIGLLKPEHGRVLVDGVDMARSPERDIMEARKLFGLMFQDGALFGSMNLFDNIAFPLREHTKKKESEIRRIVMERIDVVGLLGAEGKLPGEISGGMRKRAGLARALVLDPQIILCDEPDSGLDPVRTAFLSQLLIDLNTQIDATMLVVTHNLDIAATMPDNMGMLYRRNLVTFGPREVLLTSEEPVVRQFLTADVVGPIGMSEEKDAATLAAEGPAKSGAARELVPQLQPSPGLGERAAVARRRERVLKMLPSLPETAQAAIRATYGSEPVEQGATLS